From Numenius arquata chromosome 4, bNumArq3.hap1.1, whole genome shotgun sequence, a single genomic window includes:
- the ROPN1L gene encoding ropporin-1-like protein: MPLPETMFCAQQIKIPPELPDILKQFTKAAVRTQPHDVLQWAAAYFSALSKGETLPVKERIEMPLAIEKADAGLTPGLLKILHKQLSPKDMVNVAELKEKWKHLCLPEEQLDAILQLDDFGEEVEWMKFLALGCSVLGRSLLSSMKHACEILTKDPEGGAARIPFETFSFLYSYLARIDGEIPEEKAEAFLHGIKEYADQQRGMVLLRNFLTPSPFF; encoded by the exons ATGCCTCTTCCAGAAACCATGTTTTGTGCTCAGCAGATCAAAATCCCACCTGAGCTACCTGATATTCTGAAGCAATTTACTAAAGCTGCTGTTAGGACTCAGCCTCATGATGTTTTGCAGTGGGCAGCTGC GTATTTTTCAGCCTTGTCAAAAGGTGAGACCCTTCCTGTGAAGGAGAGGATTGAAATGCCTTTAGCAATAGAGAAAGCAGATGCCGGTTTGACACCAGGACTCCTTAAAATCTTGCACAAACAG CTTTCTCCCAAAGACATGGTGAATGTtgcagagctgaaggaaaaatggaagcaCTTGTGCTtgccagaggagcagctggacGCTATCCTGCAGTTGGACGACTTCGGTGAGGAGGTGGAATGGATGAAGTTTCTGGCACTTGGGTGCAGTGTGCTTGGCAGG TCCTTACTGAGTTCAATGAAACACGCCTGTGAAATCTTAACAAAAGACCCAGAAGGTGGAGCAGCTCGCATTCCCTTCGAAACATTCTCATTCCTTTACTCATATTTGGCCCGTATCGATGGAGAGATACCAGAGGAGAAAGCTGAAGCATTCCTCCATGGAATTAAAGAATATGC TGACCAACAACGTGGCATGGTGCTGCTCAGAAACTTTCTGACCCCCAGCCCATTCTTTTGA